From Streptomyces sp. NBC_00683, one genomic window encodes:
- a CDS encoding cysteine hydrolase family protein translates to MEIAGNAALVVVDVQQGFEEEAYWGPRNNPDADRNIAGLIDAWQASGRPVVFVRHDSTKPDSPLRLGYSGNEFKEYVEERRGKGSGAELFLTKSVNSAFYGTPDLDAWLREAGVRQIVVAGIQTNMCAETTARMGGNLGYEVFFALDATYTFDAVGPWGWALGADELARATAVTLHGGGFASVVRSAELVAAVK, encoded by the coding sequence ATGGAGATCGCAGGGAACGCAGCGCTGGTCGTGGTGGATGTGCAGCAGGGCTTCGAGGAGGAGGCGTACTGGGGACCGAGGAACAATCCGGATGCCGACAGGAACATCGCGGGGCTGATCGATGCCTGGCAGGCGAGTGGCCGGCCCGTCGTGTTCGTACGGCATGACTCGACCAAGCCTGACTCGCCCTTGCGGTTGGGCTATTCGGGCAATGAGTTCAAGGAGTACGTGGAGGAGCGTCGCGGAAAGGGGAGCGGGGCGGAGTTGTTCCTGACGAAGTCGGTGAACTCCGCCTTCTACGGGACGCCCGATCTGGATGCCTGGCTGCGGGAGGCCGGGGTGCGGCAGATCGTGGTGGCCGGGATTCAGACCAATATGTGCGCGGAGACGACAGCGCGCATGGGCGGCAATCTCGGGTACGAGGTGTTCTTCGCTCTCGACGCGACGTACACCTTCGACGCGGTGGGGCCGTGGGGATGGGCCCTGGGTGCGGACGAGCTGGCGCGGGCCACCGCCGTGACGTTGCACGGCGGTGGGTTCGCGAGCGTGGTGCGCAGTGCGGAGCTGGTTGCCGCGGTGAAGTAG
- a CDS encoding GlxA family transcriptional regulator gives MTASPNRPARIALVSFPGVRAFDVSVITEVWGVDRTDRGVPAFDLRRAAADPASIPLRGGLSLSPDRTLTWLSRCDLIVVPGLDDHLTPAPPAVLEALRGAHGRGTPIAALCGGAFTLAQAGLLDGRQAVTHWNLTDLLHAHHPQVTVVPDALFLRDGNIWTSAGTAAGIDLCLHLVRITHGAEVAATIARSMVTAPFRTGTQAQFIEHPTPESDRDADTLASVRAHALAHLAEPHTVATLAARAGMSARTFARHFQATTGTTPLRWLITQRIAAAQKLLERTDLPLPEVARRTGFGSEITMRQHFAAHLSTSPRDYRTAFRDAGPRPEVDTTRTDP, from the coding sequence GTGACCGCGTCGCCGAACCGCCCCGCCCGCATCGCTCTGGTCTCGTTCCCGGGAGTCCGGGCGTTCGACGTCTCCGTCATCACCGAGGTCTGGGGCGTGGACCGTACCGACCGGGGTGTCCCCGCCTTCGACCTGCGCCGCGCCGCCGCCGACCCGGCATCCATTCCGCTCCGCGGCGGCCTGTCCCTCAGCCCGGACCGGACGCTGACCTGGCTGTCGCGCTGCGACCTGATCGTGGTGCCCGGCCTCGACGACCACCTCACCCCGGCCCCGCCCGCGGTGCTCGAGGCCCTGCGCGGTGCCCATGGGCGGGGCACGCCCATCGCCGCGCTCTGCGGCGGCGCCTTCACGCTTGCGCAGGCGGGTCTGCTCGACGGCCGCCAGGCCGTCACGCACTGGAACCTCACCGACCTCCTTCACGCCCACCACCCCCAGGTCACCGTGGTGCCGGACGCCCTCTTCCTCCGCGACGGGAACATCTGGACCTCGGCGGGCACGGCGGCCGGCATCGACCTCTGCCTCCATCTGGTCCGCATCACCCATGGCGCCGAAGTGGCGGCCACGATCGCCCGTTCGATGGTCACGGCCCCGTTCCGGACCGGAACCCAGGCGCAGTTCATCGAGCACCCCACTCCGGAGTCCGACCGGGACGCCGACACTCTCGCCTCGGTCAGGGCCCATGCGCTGGCCCACCTGGCGGAACCGCACACCGTGGCCACCCTCGCGGCCCGGGCCGGCATGTCCGCACGCACTTTCGCCCGTCACTTCCAGGCCACCACCGGGACCACCCCACTGCGCTGGCTGATCACGCAACGCATCGCCGCAGCCCAGAAGCTCCTCGAACGCACGGACCTGCCCCTCCCGGAGGTGGCCCGCCGCACGGGGTTCGGCAGCGAGATCACCATGCGTCAGCACTTCGCGGCACACCTCTCCACCAGCCCGCGCGACTACCGGACAGCCTTCCGTGACGCGGGGCCCAGGCCGGAGGTTGACACCACCCGTACGGATCCGTAG
- a CDS encoding HAD family hydrolase, with the protein MRYELVIFDNDGVLVDSEPISNTVLAGYLTELGHPTSYEESVRDYMGAAVHRVHDLVEERTGQKLPADFDEELHRRTLAAFQEAQIAAVDGVEELLGELVADGVAYCVASSGSHQKIAAGHRKPGLDQWFEEEWIFSSEDVGKGKPAPDLFLHAAERMGVAPERCVVIEDSPLGVEAARAAGMDVYGFTSMMPADRLVGVTGHFSDMSQLPKLLA; encoded by the coding sequence ATGCGCTACGAACTGGTCATCTTCGACAACGATGGTGTGCTCGTCGACAGTGAGCCGATCTCCAACACCGTCCTAGCCGGCTACCTCACCGAGCTCGGTCACCCCACCTCGTACGAGGAGTCTGTCCGCGACTACATGGGGGCCGCAGTCCACCGGGTGCACGATCTGGTGGAGGAGCGGACAGGTCAGAAACTGCCCGCGGACTTCGACGAGGAGCTGCACCGCCGGACGCTCGCCGCGTTCCAGGAGGCGCAGATCGCCGCGGTGGACGGGGTCGAGGAGCTCCTGGGCGAGCTCGTCGCCGACGGGGTCGCGTACTGCGTCGCCTCGTCCGGAAGCCACCAGAAGATCGCGGCCGGGCACCGGAAGCCGGGGCTCGACCAGTGGTTCGAGGAGGAGTGGATCTTCAGCTCCGAGGACGTCGGGAAGGGCAAGCCGGCCCCGGACCTGTTCCTCCACGCCGCCGAACGGATGGGCGTGGCCCCCGAGCGGTGTGTCGTGATCGAGGACAGTCCGCTCGGCGTCGAGGCAGCCCGTGCCGCCGGCATGGACGTGTACGGATTCACCTCGATGATGCCGGCGGACCGGCTCGTCGGGGTCACCGGGCACTTCTCCGACATGTCGCAGCTGCCAAAACTGCTCGCCTGA
- a CDS encoding MFS transporter, with protein sequence MTDARLRHGRASLALSFLVQGVTFALLVTRIPAIQDRYGISDGLLPAFLAAVPILAGIASVATEKVVARVRPGIVLRWAQPVVLLALLGVGAGTELWQVALALGAFGLAVGALDASMNMMGVSLQRAYGRSIMLGFHAAYSLGGIAGASMAWAGAHWDLSLLVSYLPAVVVLLPAALLGSRWYAEGRTAEDAAAEPVKGGSVPFKLLMPLCLVMAFAYIGDSTVSNWSAKYLQDVLGSSEQMATLPYNVYMVTTLLGRAVGDLGVRRFGAVAVVRFGSVLAAGGFGVVAVAPGAWWGMLGFTMLGLGLCVIVPQTFAAAGRMFPGASDVAVARLNVFNYVGFLVGSPLVGALGDAWSYRGAMLVPMVLVLATLVYARSFGAEPARYGGGHERARAADVG encoded by the coding sequence ATGACGGATGCGCGGTTGCGGCACGGCAGGGCTTCTCTGGCATTGAGCTTCCTGGTGCAAGGGGTGACCTTTGCTCTGCTCGTGACGCGTATCCCCGCGATCCAGGACCGGTACGGGATATCCGACGGGCTGCTGCCCGCCTTCCTTGCCGCTGTGCCGATCCTCGCGGGGATCGCCAGCGTGGCCACCGAGAAGGTGGTCGCGCGGGTGCGGCCGGGGATCGTGCTCAGGTGGGCGCAGCCCGTCGTGCTGCTGGCGCTGCTGGGTGTGGGTGCGGGCACCGAGTTGTGGCAGGTGGCCCTCGCGCTCGGTGCGTTCGGGCTCGCGGTCGGTGCGCTGGACGCGTCCATGAACATGATGGGCGTCAGCCTCCAGCGGGCGTACGGGCGCAGCATCATGCTCGGGTTCCATGCCGCCTACAGCCTGGGCGGCATCGCCGGGGCGTCGATGGCCTGGGCGGGAGCGCACTGGGATCTGTCGTTGCTCGTGTCCTACCTGCCGGCCGTGGTCGTCCTGCTGCCCGCGGCGCTGCTGGGGAGCCGGTGGTACGCGGAGGGCAGGACGGCGGAGGATGCGGCGGCGGAGCCGGTGAAGGGCGGTTCCGTCCCGTTCAAGCTGCTGATGCCGCTCTGTCTGGTGATGGCCTTCGCGTACATCGGGGACTCGACGGTCTCCAACTGGAGCGCCAAGTACCTGCAGGACGTGCTGGGCAGTTCGGAGCAGATGGCGACCCTTCCGTACAACGTCTACATGGTGACCACGCTGCTGGGGCGGGCCGTGGGGGACCTCGGGGTGCGGCGGTTCGGGGCGGTGGCCGTCGTGCGCTTCGGGAGTGTGCTGGCGGCGGGGGGCTTCGGGGTGGTGGCCGTGGCGCCCGGGGCGTGGTGGGGGATGCTCGGGTTCACCATGCTGGGGCTGGGGCTCTGTGTGATCGTGCCGCAGACCTTCGCCGCCGCGGGGCGGATGTTCCCGGGGGCGAGCGATGTGGCTGTCGCCCGGCTGAACGTCTTCAACTACGTGGGGTTCCTGGTCGGCTCGCCGTTGGTGGGGGCCCTCGGTGACGCGTGGAGCTATCGGGGCGCGATGCTCGTGCCGATGGTGCTGGTTCTTGCGACGCTCGTGTATGCCCGGTCGTTCGGCGCCGAGCCCGCCCGATACGGTGGCGGGCATGAGCGGGCGCGCGCGGCTGATGTGGGATGA
- a CDS encoding acetoin utilization protein AcuC, producing MSGRARLMWDDAVSGYDFGDSHPMDPVRLDLTMGLVRAFGLDSAVDVRSAKAAGASTLRLVHREDYVAAVRAASVDPAAADQSYGLGTVDDPAFAGMHEASALIAGLSVGAAEAVWRGESAHAVNFTGGLHHAMPGGAAGFCIYNDPALAIARLLELGAERVAYVDVDVHHGDGVQAAFWEDPRVLTVSLHEHPRTLFPQTGWPEETGGGAGEGGAVNVALPAGTGDAGWLRAFHSVVPELLADFRPQVLVTQHGADTHFEDPLAHLAVSLDAQRAVMASCHELAHEYAEGGRWVALGGGGYAVVDVVPRSWTHLVGIAAHAPVDPESVIPSSWRDEVYARTRQLGPARMTDGRTPSWQPWEAGYDPADRLDQAVLATRRAVFPLRGLLA from the coding sequence ATGAGCGGGCGCGCGCGGCTGATGTGGGATGACGCAGTTTCGGGATACGACTTCGGTGACAGTCATCCCATGGATCCGGTCAGGCTTGACCTGACGATGGGGCTGGTGCGGGCGTTCGGGCTCGACTCCGCGGTGGATGTGAGATCGGCCAAGGCCGCCGGTGCGTCCACCCTGCGGTTGGTGCACCGCGAGGACTACGTGGCGGCGGTACGGGCCGCGTCCGTGGATCCTGCGGCGGCTGACCAGTCGTACGGGCTGGGGACCGTGGACGATCCCGCTTTCGCGGGGATGCACGAGGCGTCCGCGCTCATCGCCGGGCTTTCGGTGGGGGCCGCGGAGGCGGTGTGGCGCGGGGAGAGTGCGCACGCCGTGAACTTCACCGGTGGGCTGCACCATGCGATGCCGGGAGGTGCCGCGGGCTTCTGCATCTACAACGATCCGGCGCTGGCCATTGCCCGGCTGCTGGAGCTGGGGGCCGAACGGGTCGCGTACGTCGATGTGGACGTCCACCACGGGGACGGGGTGCAGGCCGCGTTCTGGGAGGACCCGAGGGTGCTGACCGTGTCGCTGCACGAGCATCCGCGCACGCTGTTCCCGCAGACCGGGTGGCCGGAGGAGACCGGCGGCGGGGCGGGTGAGGGCGGTGCGGTGAACGTGGCGCTGCCCGCCGGTACGGGGGACGCGGGGTGGCTGCGGGCGTTCCATTCGGTGGTGCCGGAGCTGCTGGCGGACTTCCGGCCCCAGGTGCTGGTGACCCAGCACGGGGCCGATACGCACTTCGAGGATCCGCTGGCCCATCTGGCGGTGTCGCTGGATGCGCAGCGGGCCGTGATGGCGTCGTGCCACGAGCTCGCCCACGAGTACGCGGAGGGCGGGCGCTGGGTGGCGCTCGGCGGCGGCGGGTACGCGGTGGTCGATGTGGTGCCGCGGTCCTGGACGCATCTCGTGGGGATCGCCGCTCATGCGCCGGTGGACCCGGAGTCGGTGATTCCGTCGTCGTGGCGGGACGAGGTCTACGCCCGGACGCGTCAGTTGGGGCCGGCCCGGATGACGGACGGCCGTACTCCGTCGTGGCAGCCGTGGGAGGCCGGGTACGACCCGGCGGACCGGCTGGACCAAGCGGTGCTGGCGACGAGGCGGGCGGTGTTTCCGCTGCGGGGGCTGCTGGCCTGA
- a CDS encoding phosphatase, which produces MLSTGALRAHLLAARLAGPVATSRQNSLQSYRLFAARDPRVMLGLDPDRVWGERDLLRLMAEKCGVSDDPDHVSGLDVIDPERTLAGLDAFAERLGAAAARRAPVLFGTGHPHRLLGFYAGLADALSAAGCAVLTPAQGRCVDITTRFGVRTYNLDYVRGVALVREPGVRTPGGATGAHTHSPLPVRAVLEVIAENCGALPELVVGDHGWVCGAGQLGIEAIGLADTDDPALFVGEAEGRVSVAVPLDDGVRSDYYRPLTRYVLNRACLSQ; this is translated from the coding sequence GTGTTGAGCACCGGGGCGCTGCGCGCCCATCTGCTGGCGGCCAGGCTGGCCGGGCCTGTGGCCACTTCGCGGCAGAACAGTCTGCAGAGCTACCGGCTCTTCGCGGCGAGGGATCCGCGCGTGATGCTGGGCCTCGATCCGGACCGGGTCTGGGGCGAGCGTGACCTGCTGAGGCTGATGGCGGAGAAGTGCGGTGTGTCGGACGATCCTGATCATGTCTCGGGTCTTGATGTGATCGACCCGGAGCGGACCCTGGCAGGTTTGGACGCGTTCGCCGAGAGGCTCGGGGCGGCTGCGGCAAGGCGGGCTCCGGTGCTGTTCGGGACCGGTCATCCTCACCGGCTGCTCGGGTTCTACGCCGGACTGGCAGACGCCTTGTCGGCGGCAGGGTGCGCGGTGCTCACCCCCGCGCAGGGCCGATGTGTCGACATAACGACCCGGTTCGGCGTACGCACGTACAACCTCGACTACGTACGGGGAGTCGCGCTGGTGCGCGAACCGGGCGTGCGGACCCCCGGTGGTGCGACCGGCGCGCACACCCATTCGCCGCTGCCGGTTCGGGCCGTGCTGGAGGTGATCGCGGAGAACTGCGGGGCGCTGCCCGAGCTGGTGGTCGGAGACCATGGATGGGTCTGCGGGGCAGGTCAGCTGGGCATCGAGGCCATCGGTCTGGCCGATACGGACGATCCCGCGCTGTTCGTGGGCGAGGCCGAGGGGCGGGTGTCCGTCGCTGTTCCGCTTGATGACGGCGTGCGGTCGGACTACTACCGCCCGCTTACTCGCTATGTACTCAATCGGGCGTGTCTGTCACAGTAG
- a CDS encoding helix-turn-helix domain-containing protein codes for MAAGSERPLNEVKFLTVAEVASVMRVSKMTVYRLVHSGHLPAIRVGRSFRVPEQAVHEYLRESFVGVESA; via the coding sequence ATGGCTGCTGGCAGCGAGAGGCCTCTCAACGAGGTCAAGTTTCTGACCGTGGCGGAAGTCGCCTCGGTCATGCGAGTGTCGAAGATGACCGTGTACCGCTTGGTGCACAGCGGTCATCTGCCGGCGATCCGGGTGGGCAGGTCCTTCCGGGTCCCGGAGCAAGCGGTTCACGAGTATCTCCGCGAGTCCTTTGTGGGGGTGGAATCGGCCTGA
- a CDS encoding 30S ribosomal protein bS22 — MGSVIKKRRKRMAKKKHRKLLKRTRVQRRNKK, encoded by the coding sequence GTGGGCTCTGTTATCAAGAAGCGGCGTAAGCGGATGGCCAAGAAGAAGCACCGCAAGCTGCTCAAGCGCACGCGCGTTCAGCGTCGCAACAAGAAGTAA
- a CDS encoding NAD-dependent epimerase/dehydratase family protein — protein MGKIVLVTGVARQLGGRFVRRIQRDPGVDRVIAVDAVAPGHQLGDAEFVTADIRQPAIARVLAEHSVDTVVHLDVSGKALGAGGRTTVKETNVIGTMQLLGACQKSPTVQRLVIKSSTSVYGSAPRDPAVFTETTPPKSLPSGGFAKDAVEVEGYVRGFARRRPDVAVCVLRFANILGPEPDSPLADYLALPVLPTVFGYDPRLQFVHEDDVMAVLEIAAREPRRGTLNSGTFNIAGDGVLLLSQCSRRLGRPTVPVLLPAVTWVGSALRTIGMTDFSPEQIRLLTHGRVVSTVQMRETLGFRPRFTTAETFAEFARSRGPGLLPPEVMSRAVGRLADLPFVGGPAGGGTDATHSTHGAR, from the coding sequence TTGGGGAAGATCGTGCTCGTCACAGGAGTGGCCCGGCAGCTGGGGGGCCGCTTCGTACGGCGTATCCAGCGCGACCCCGGTGTGGACCGGGTGATCGCCGTCGACGCGGTCGCGCCCGGGCACCAATTGGGTGATGCCGAATTCGTCACGGCGGACATCAGGCAGCCCGCGATCGCCAGGGTCCTCGCCGAGCACTCGGTCGACACGGTCGTTCATCTGGATGTCTCGGGGAAGGCGCTCGGCGCCGGCGGCCGGACGACGGTCAAGGAGACCAACGTCATCGGCACCATGCAACTGCTGGGCGCCTGCCAGAAGTCACCGACCGTCCAGCGGCTCGTGATCAAGTCCAGTACGAGCGTGTACGGCTCCGCGCCCCGCGACCCCGCGGTCTTCACCGAGACGACCCCGCCCAAGTCGCTGCCCAGCGGAGGCTTCGCCAAGGACGCGGTGGAGGTCGAGGGGTACGTACGCGGGTTCGCGCGCCGCCGGCCGGACGTTGCCGTCTGCGTGCTGCGGTTCGCCAACATCCTGGGCCCGGAGCCGGACTCGCCGCTTGCCGACTACCTGGCGCTGCCCGTCCTGCCGACCGTCTTCGGATACGACCCGCGGCTGCAGTTCGTCCATGAGGACGACGTCATGGCGGTCCTGGAGATCGCGGCGCGCGAACCGCGGCGCGGAACCCTGAACAGCGGCACCTTCAACATCGCCGGCGACGGCGTGCTGCTGCTCTCGCAGTGCTCGCGGCGGCTGGGCCGGCCGACCGTGCCGGTGCTGCTGCCCGCCGTCACCTGGGTCGGCTCGGCGCTCCGCACGATCGGCATGACCGACTTCTCGCCGGAGCAGATCCGGCTGCTCACCCACGGCAGGGTGGTCTCCACCGTGCAGATGCGCGAGACCCTGGGTTTCCGCCCCAGGTTCACCACGGCGGAGACCTTCGCCGAGTTCGCGCGCAGCCGGGGACCGGGGCTGCTGCCGCCCGAGGTGATGAGCAGGGCTGTCGGGCGGCTGGCGGACCTGCCTTTCGTCGGCGGGCCGGCCGGGGGCGGGACCGATGCGACACATTCGACTCACGGCGCCAGGTAG
- a CDS encoding lysophospholipid acyltransferase family protein gives MADAKVIPFDDDRSRSGAARRRGVLPGSGRGQAPAGPGAAPVSALRGAQPVAGAQEATPPEEAHEVSGRAGWDRRIAGGLAFLRRRVTGDYDVDEFGYDKELTDQVLMSMLRPLADKYFRVEVKGIENIPSDGGALIVANHSGTLPLDGLMLQVAVHDNHPAERHLRLLAADLVFMLPVVNELARKAGHTLACAEDAERLLQRGEVVGVMPEGFKGIGKPFGERYKLQRFGRGGFVSTALRAGVPIVPCSIVGAEEIYPMIGNSKTLARVLGVPYFPITPTFPWLGPLGAVPLPTKWTIQFGEPIPTDGYPPEAAEDPMLMFNLTDQVREQIQHTLYKLLVQRRSVFF, from the coding sequence ATGGCGGACGCCAAGGTCATTCCGTTCGACGACGACCGTTCGCGCTCAGGCGCTGCGCGGCGCAGGGGCGTGCTGCCGGGGAGCGGCCGGGGCCAGGCCCCGGCAGGCCCCGGTGCGGCGCCTGTGAGCGCCCTGCGGGGAGCGCAGCCGGTGGCGGGCGCCCAGGAGGCCACGCCTCCCGAGGAGGCCCACGAGGTCTCCGGGCGGGCCGGCTGGGACCGGCGGATCGCGGGCGGGCTCGCGTTCCTGCGACGGCGGGTCACGGGCGACTACGACGTCGACGAGTTCGGCTACGACAAGGAGCTGACCGACCAGGTCCTCATGTCGATGCTGCGGCCCCTCGCGGACAAGTACTTCCGGGTCGAGGTGAAGGGCATCGAGAACATCCCGTCGGACGGCGGGGCGCTCATCGTCGCGAACCACTCGGGGACGCTTCCGCTGGACGGGCTGATGCTCCAGGTCGCGGTGCACGACAACCACCCGGCCGAGCGGCATCTGCGGCTGCTCGCCGCCGATCTGGTCTTCATGCTGCCCGTGGTCAACGAGCTGGCGAGGAAGGCCGGTCACACGCTGGCGTGTGCCGAGGACGCGGAGCGGCTGCTGCAGCGCGGCGAGGTCGTCGGGGTGATGCCGGAGGGCTTCAAGGGCATCGGCAAGCCGTTCGGCGAGCGGTACAAGCTGCAGCGCTTCGGGAGGGGCGGTTTCGTGTCGACGGCGCTGCGGGCCGGGGTGCCGATCGTGCCGTGCTCGATCGTCGGCGCGGAGGAGATCTATCCGATGATCGGCAACTCGAAGACGCTGGCGCGGGTCCTGGGCGTTCCGTACTTCCCGATCACGCCGACGTTTCCGTGGCTGGGACCGCTGGGTGCGGTGCCGCTGCCGACGAAGTGGACGATCCAGTTCGGGGAGCCGATTCCGACGGACGGGTATCCGCCGGAGGCGGCGGAGGATCCGATGCTGATGTTCAACCTGACGGACCAGGTGCGGGAGCAGATCCAGCACACGCTGTACAAGCTGCTGGTGCAGCGCAGGTCGGTCTTCTTCTGA
- a CDS encoding DUF5667 domain-containing protein: MIANVSAHRRANAFAQALEEQSPQGAAAVQPEEPAEPADHGTLLALANGLGELPKPQLDPEVKVVQRAQLVAAMETMFAEGGASTGPTVPEQRGRGAHRASPLRKLRPRSRWAKGLTAGGLTVGVAAGAFGGVAAASSDALPGDSLYGLKRGMEDINLTMANGDADRGEVYLDQASTRLSEARRLMERARSGEMDHESLGEVRRTLNGMTHDATEGHRLLHSAYQRDGSLGPIQTLDSFSRSHRESWSSLRDRLPVQLTDIGDKVSSVFDAMDQEVAPLQALLPRTPGTSEEGKQPESPDGTGPSGTDRPAPSSTSPDGGPAGSTTPKPSGSGSTPADGLINGGTDGLLDDLPTDDGTPSSPGGEDGTSEAPDVTLPPLLPGLLPGLGIDGEDLRP, translated from the coding sequence GTGATCGCAAACGTTTCGGCACACCGGCGGGCGAACGCCTTCGCCCAGGCCCTGGAGGAGCAGTCGCCCCAGGGTGCGGCGGCCGTACAGCCCGAGGAACCGGCCGAACCGGCCGACCACGGAACGCTGTTGGCCCTGGCGAACGGCCTCGGTGAGCTACCGAAGCCGCAATTGGATCCCGAGGTCAAAGTGGTGCAGCGAGCCCAGCTCGTCGCGGCCATGGAGACCATGTTCGCCGAGGGCGGTGCGTCCACGGGCCCTACCGTGCCCGAACAACGGGGCAGGGGGGCCCACCGGGCCTCCCCGCTCCGGAAATTGCGCCCCCGCTCCCGCTGGGCGAAGGGCCTCACCGCGGGGGGACTCACCGTCGGTGTGGCCGCAGGAGCTTTCGGCGGAGTGGCCGCTGCCAGTTCCGACGCCCTGCCGGGTGATTCCCTGTACGGCCTGAAGCGCGGCATGGAGGACATCAACCTCACCATGGCCAACGGCGATGCCGACCGGGGCGAGGTCTACCTCGACCAGGCATCGACCCGCCTCAGCGAAGCCCGCCGCCTCATGGAGCGTGCCCGCTCGGGCGAGATGGACCACGAGTCCCTGGGGGAGGTCAGACGCACGCTCAACGGCATGACGCACGACGCCACCGAGGGACACAGGCTGCTCCACTCCGCCTACCAGCGGGACGGCTCCCTCGGGCCGATCCAGACACTGGACTCCTTCTCCCGCTCGCACCGCGAGAGCTGGAGCAGTCTCCGTGACCGGCTGCCCGTGCAACTGACCGACATCGGCGACAAGGTCAGTTCCGTCTTCGACGCCATGGACCAGGAGGTCGCGCCGCTCCAGGCCCTGCTCCCCCGTACCCCGGGCACGAGCGAGGAAGGGAAGCAGCCCGAATCCCCGGACGGCACCGGCCCCTCCGGCACGGACCGCCCGGCACCCTCGTCCACCTCCCCGGACGGCGGACCGGCCGGCAGCACCACGCCCAAGCCGTCCGGATCCGGCAGCACTCCGGCCGACGGCCTGATCAACGGCGGTACGGACGGCCTGCTCGACGACCTCCCGACGGACGACGGCACCCCGTCGTCCCCGGGCGGCGAGGACGGCACGTCCGAAGCACCGGATGTGACCCTGCCTCCGCTGCTCCCCGGCCTGCTGCCGGGCCTGGGCATCGACGGCGAGGACCTCAGGCCGTAG
- a CDS encoding ECF subfamily RNA polymerase sigma factor, BldN family, translated as MYPHVGVDTSGLATLRATVLDHLRGFVPTAYAVPAFATPAPAGPCYALAERSAAVGRRSNRGATTTSAVRRPTADSDSARMMDLVERAQAGEAEAFGRLYDQYSDTVYRYIYYRVGGKATAEDLTSETFLRALRRISTFTWQGRDFGAWLVTIARNLVADHFKSSRFRLEVTTGEMLDANEVARSPEDSVLESLSNAALLQAVRRLNPQQQECVTLRFLQGLSVAETARVMGKNEGAIKTLQYRAVRTLARLLPDDAR; from the coding sequence GTGTACCCACACGTCGGGGTTGACACCTCGGGCCTGGCTACGCTGCGCGCAACGGTCCTCGACCACTTGCGCGGCTTCGTCCCCACCGCGTACGCCGTCCCCGCATTTGCCACCCCTGCACCTGCCGGCCCTTGCTACGCGTTGGCCGAACGCAGCGCGGCGGTCGGAAGACGCAGCAACCGCGGCGCCACGACCACGTCAGCCGTTCGCCGGCCCACGGCCGACAGCGACAGCGCGCGCATGATGGATCTTGTCGAGCGCGCACAGGCCGGTGAGGCCGAGGCCTTCGGCCGCCTGTACGACCAGTACAGCGACACCGTGTACCGGTACATCTACTACCGCGTGGGAGGGAAGGCGACAGCGGAGGACCTCACCAGCGAGACGTTCCTGCGCGCCCTCCGCCGCATCTCCACCTTTACCTGGCAGGGCCGCGACTTCGGCGCCTGGCTGGTCACGATCGCCCGGAACCTGGTCGCCGACCACTTCAAATCCAGTCGTTTCCGACTGGAAGTGACCACCGGCGAAATGCTCGACGCGAACGAGGTCGCGCGCAGCCCCGAGGACTCCGTCCTGGAGTCCCTCTCCAACGCCGCACTGCTGCAAGCCGTGCGACGACTCAATCCTCAACAGCAGGAGTGCGTCACCCTCCGGTTCCTGCAAGGGCTCTCGGTCGCCGAAACGGCCCGTGTCATGGGCAAGAACGAGGGCGCGATCAAAACCCTGCAGTACCGCGCCGTCCGAACGCTCGCCCGACTCCTGCCCGACGACGCCCGTTGA